Proteins from a single region of Helicoverpa armigera isolate CAAS_96S chromosome 21, ASM3070526v1, whole genome shotgun sequence:
- the LOC110376050 gene encoding dynein axonemal assembly factor 1 homolog, producing MEAPDAQTDPKFIEKKREELRIFFHDAKLPKEMIEKAIENELKPLIVGSNRPYIAASCPGEVKTEQEVMAGQPFTKIDDHNKPLTEEDIKEMFKDNPIIAEKARQIQIMAQNDSFNKQIAIPLDEINVADYHAMRKELDAAKGDKEAINKLNYKHMLSLMTSVSDYKKKCARKSDESVSEKSERVESDSDEKEYDAIEKVVSQYTTKSYETRFQETKDMLGKMADNYDEAESSQGAKLKQPIEIVENQVLKDSSTQLIKGQRRRSQFAEVKEKYAINEAMNIPLKDNPVTPDLSGKCKRKQVKQKQTDEENIEVEDVFPKNFEAKLKDTEKALREINSVLNNSLTPTPTFNEGSKNTEERNKIDIREISSELTNENESQPQKFTAEMEQTLQNNLENIFESSNEGKPENNEMEFKEMKSLARNIVEGAENLSTLIREDITNKLNSMNELLNDVNEALENSRKSNIAYEKIKEEGEILKNEMKIDRPKEDESPPLLVDREEDNPPEIISDPQMDSIHDAINKLNSELKHHEHRINESKARYEKRNSECRTFIKEVDEILLKSQEILHPMKKRMEQELKTQKQDESKTPAESKPQKSEVEDKSAADTNANQTEENVVSSRKELWDVDFSYLDEKNKKIAESQKQEAERSKRISNLLHDIKDNMKDNKEVLRLANNMLRREEMRKKSLSDSSGKIRELPSEEIDTRAQGDHIEAVEAESEDRKEVPLITDGKPDEVQTDEEAKKQAERKQKREDAEKERLRQREFQRKVEKELEEMNKTPRMTKEFIKNHCRQHKLYCTPYLNDILYLHFKGFSKIENLEEYTGLKCIFLENNGIQRIEGLDTLSELKCLYLHNNVLRKIENLDGCPKLDTLNIDHNFVGKIENLDVVPDLHTLSIAHNMLSGVEDLLHLKYCRNLSVLDLSYNRLEDPLIVDVLADMIILKVLCLTGNPVVRNIPAYRKTLTLRLKELLNLDNRPVFPRDRACAEAWQRGGVQEEIAERRRWIAKDQEKVMQSVRYLIKMRDEKKAIREAREKEEQDKKEVKDEETPQEVKPDSTTDPKEPDLPEDEGPSILEQKFGPVEVKVKDGVAVDMLSGSEEEDDSTSEDSSDDSDKKEDGAETGNIEWSQIDRSKRLVQEINAEPPPPLPDDYWYGYGNVKPKNERADIVSDFQAINNLLFNQQPHTGRKGVTKILEDSKNRKGNIKITEIDQDEEKSAAVAEKKPLIEIIDSCENKDGDKKETDASDKNAIIEDVTKPVNQIIEKANSNNGKENYEQGKAEVNQELNTDVINKANTIIDQDRKTNAEKPSTNKKIPIKEIPLDKKAVSKDSPRKPEENKESVQKQDDKSKSQETNKASTSQAQGERRPSAQAEGEGVALINYMHRMNKEEYDDEDLDLEPSADDLEIFAELEREQVERQARIDRGEPAVDPMKLYDKKMMDAYYKENESLPAHLVKEKTMYTTYRNDNAFDRVALSQLTAGEKPDEAKVKLTHVPGAVLLEYVDQTPVTDVQYEIGEEDIESPPSSGETVSINLSSDTSDEGSKEEIPFTLTKKPSNRPSTATNTKKSQKDTTKGTTASKDKGKQSAKDKTSTEKKTVDKKKGAEKSGSQKQDRKSIGKRHGNQECEASASGVPADEATPSASEDTGATSAYPSGSRTLPSSYDTMINIDRKEAKKSIISTINSYEDKRFPSQGVNVSNMVENARIDQNVASEILDRTLQYEERELYRQYDVMTSHAGNIDNRTNAIIEHISDQLENEYTLPEVSRILEAHMDVAEQRWRAGEYVPFVPSSPPESVHDGNDDNEATLIPSHNTSLSLEDTLTDENVNKMAAIVEDDSGIGNDTTLSDTTEVNDRSVDGNDKTQSANVRESTPRNKDAKDGKARVLQVMSSDIASGSGDASFSNYEDLDKTVDNDANEFVDNDGELDDSKIYESVLGDEMINDVSTDDVFEDCVDDIPAVEEGTKDGDEAQFNRVEQNYSLEMKLALGIEDGKM from the exons ATGGAAGCACCCGATGCTCAAACAGATCCGAAGTTTATAGAAAAGAAACGAGAAGAATTACGTATTTTTTTCCACGATGCTAAGCTACCTAAAGAGATGATTGAAAAAGCTATTGAAAATGAGCTGAAGCCGCTAATTGTGGGTTCGAACAGACCCTACATAGCGGCATCTTGCCCTGGTGAAGTTAAAACTGAGCAAGAAGTAATGGCAGGGCAACCTTTCACCAAAATAGATGACCATAACAAGCCCTTAACCGAAGAAGACATAAAGGAGATGTTCAAAGACAACCCTATAATAGCGGAAAAAGCGCGCCAAATTCAGATTATGGCCCAGAACGATAGTTTCAATAAACAGATAGCCATTCCTCTGGACGAAATAAACGTAGCGGATTACCATGCCATGAGAAAAGAGTTAGATGCTGCAAAAGGCGACAAAGAggcaattaacaaattaaattacaaacataTGCTCTCATTAATGACATCTGTCTCTGACTACAAGAAGAAATGTGCAAGAAAAAGTGATGAATCAGTTTCAGAGAAAAGCGAACGTGTTGAGTCTGACAGTGATGAAAAAGAATATGATGCGATAGAAAAAGTTGTCAGTCAGTACACCACCAAGTCTTATGAAACACGATTTCAAGAAACTAAGGATATGCTGGGAAAGATGGCCGACAACTATGATGAAGCAGAATCATCACAAGGTGCTAAACTAAAACAACCGATAGAAATAGTGGAAAACCAGGTGTTAAAAGATTCGTCTACACAGCTGATAAAAGGACAAAGGAGGCGCTCTCAGTTTGCtgaagtaaaagaaaaatatgctaTTAATGAAGCTATGAATATTCCGTTAAAAGACAATCCTGTCACCCCAGATCTCAGTGGCAAGTGTAAAAGAAAacaagtaaaacaaaaacaaacagatGAGGAAAACATTGAGGTGGAAGATGTATTTCCAAAGAATTTTGAAGCCAAGCTCAAAGATACTGAGAAGGCGCTACGTGAAATAAACTCTGTGTTAAATAATTCACTTACACCAACGCCCACATTTAACGAGGGATCGAAAAACACTGAAGAAAGAAATAAGATAGACATCAGAGAAATATCATCAGAGCTTACAAATGAAAATGAGTCACAACCACAAAAGTTTACCGCCGAGATGgaacaaacattacaaaataacttggaaaatatatttgagtCGAGCAATGAAGGAAAGcctgaaaataatgaaatggaaTTTAAAGAGATGAAAAGTTTAGCCAGAAATATCGTTGAAGGTGCTGAAAATCTAAGCACTCTTATACGTGAGGATATAACAAATAAGTTGAACAGTATGAACGAATTGTTAAACGATGTTAATGAAGCATTGGAAAATTCAAGAAAGTCAAATATagcttatgaaaaaataaaagaagaggGAGAAATACTTAAGAATGAGATGAAAATTGATCGACCAAAAGAGGATGAGTCTCCTCCTCTTTTGGTCGATCGAGAAGAAGACAACCCTCCGGAAATTATTTCTGACCCACAAATGGATAGCATTCATGATGCAATAAACAAACTGAACTCTGAATTAAAACATCACGAACATAGAATTAACGAAAGCAAAGCTAGATATGAAAAGCGAAACTCTGAATGTAGAACGTTCATTAAAGAAGTTGAtgaaattttactaaaatctcAAGAAATTCTGCATCCCATGAAGAAAAGGATGGAACAAGAATTGAAAACTCAAAAACAGGATGAGAGCAAAACTCCCGCGGAAAGTAAGCCTCAGAAGTCTGAGGTTGAAGATAAGTCTGCTGCCGATACCAACGCAAACCAGACTGAAGAAAATGTTGTGAGTTCACGAAAAGAACTCTGGGATGTTGACTTTTCTTACCTTGatgagaaaaacaaaaaaattgctgaatCGCAGAAACAGGAAGCTGAACGGAGCAAGAGGATAAGCAATCTACTTCATGATATAAAAGACAACATGAAAGATAATAAGGAAGTCTTGAGATTAGCCAATAATATGCTGAGGAGGGAAGAGATGCGGAAGAAGTCACTATCGGATAGTTCTGGAAAGATACGCGAATTACCTTCTGAAGAGATAGATACGAGGGCTCAAGGAGATCACATCGAGGCAGTAGAAGCGGAGTCTGAAGATAGAAAAGAAGTGCCGCTTATTACCGATGGAAAACCTGATG AAGTACAAACTGACGAAGAAGCCAAGAAGCAAGCAGAACGAAAGCAGAAGCGTGAAGACGCTGAGAAAGAGAGATTGCGACAGAGAGAGTTCCAGCGAAAGGTGGAGAAAGAGCTCGAAGAAATGAACAAGACGCCTCGCATGACGAAGGAGTTCATCAAGAATCATTGCCGGCAGCATAAACTGTATTGCACGCCATATCTCAACGATATTCTGTATTTGCATTTTAAG GGCTTCTCCAAAATCGAAAATTTAGAAGAATATACGGGcttaaaatgcatatttttgGAGAACAATGGTATACAGAGAATTGAAGGACTGGATACGCTATCCGAGCTGAAGTGTTTGTATCTGCACAATAACGTTTTGAGGAAGATTGAAAACTTGGACGGCTGTCCTAAGCTGGACACCCTGAATATTGACCACAATTTTGTTGGAAAAATAGAAAATCTTGACGTTGTTCCTGATTTACATACTTTGAGCATTGCTCATAATATGTTGAGTGGTGTAG AGGACCTGTTGCATCTTAAGTATTGCAGGAATCTATCAGTGCTGGATCTGTCATACAATCGCTTGGAAGATCCACTGATAGTTGATGTTCTTGCTGACATGATAATATTGAAAG TCCTGTGTTTAACCGGTAATCCTGTGGTTCGCAACATTCCTGCATACCGCAAGACTCTGACTCTTCGGCTGAAGGAGCTCCTCAACCTGGACAACAGGCCGGTCTTCCCCAGGGATCGCGCATGCGCTGAAGCTTGGCAACGAGGCGGCGTGCAAGAGGAGATTGCTGAGAGGAGACG CTGGATCGCTAAGGATCAAGAGAAAGTAATGCAGAGTGTtagatacctaataaaaatgcGAGATGAAAAGAAAGCTATAAGAGAAGCCAGGGAAAAGGAAGAGCAAGATAAGAAAGAAGTTaag GACGAAGAAACTCCCCAAGAAGTCAAACCGGATAGTACAACTGATCCAAAAGAACCTGATCTGCCAGAAGATGAAGGTCCTTCAATTCTGGAACAGAAGTTTGGACCAGTCGAGGTCAAGGTCAAGGACGGTGTCGCTGTGGATATGCTATCTGGATCTGAAGAAGAAGATGACTCTACGAGTGAAGATAGTAGTGACGATAGCGACAAAAAGGAAGACG GTGCGGAGACAGGGAATATAGAGTGGTCGCAAATCGACCGCAGCAAGCGTTTGGTTCAGGAGATCAATGCTGAACCCCCACCACCTCTTCCTGATGACTACTGGTACGGATATGGAAATGTCAAGCCGAAGAATGAAAGAgc GGATATTGTTTCCGATTTCCAAGCAATCAACAATTTGCTATTCAATCAGCAACCGCACACTGGAAGAAAGGGAGTCACCAAAATTTTGGAAG ATTCTAAAAACCGCAAaggcaatataaaaataactgaaattgaTCAAGACGAAGAAAAATCTGCAGCTGTAGCTGAGAAGAAACCTTTGATCGAAATTATAGACTCATGCGAAAATAAAGATGGAGACAAAAAAGAAACTGATGCAAGTGACAAAAACGCAATCATTGAAGATGTCACAAAACCAGTTAATCAAATTATAGAAAAAGCTAATAGCAATAATGGCAAAGAAAATTATGAGCAAGGAAAAGCAGAAGTTAATCAAGAACTAAATACAGACGTGATAAATAAAGCCAATACTATAATAGATCAGGATAGAAAAACGAATGCCGAAAAGCCTAGTACAAATAAGAAGATTCCAATCAAAGAAATTCCACTCGATAAAAAAGCTGTTTCAAAAGATTCACCGCGTAAACCTGAAGAAAATAAGGAAAGCGTTCAAAAGCAAGATGACAAGAGCAAGTCTCAGGAGACAAACAAAGCTTCTACCAGTCAAGCACAGGGAGAGAGAAGACCGAGCG CACAAGCAGAGGGTGAAGGTGTAGCTCTCATAAACTACATGCATCGTATGAATAAAGAGGAATATGACGATGAAGACTTAGATCTGGAGCCGAGTGCTGATGACCTTGAGATATTTGCTGAACTAGAACGAGAACAGGTTGAGCGACAGGCCAGGATAGATAGAGGAGAACCGGCTGTTGATCCTATG AAATTATACGACAAGAAAATGATGGATGCATACTACAAAGAAAATGAGAGCTTGCCAGCACACTTGGTAAAAGAGAAAACTATGTATACCACGTACCGCAATGACAATGCTTTCGATCGCGTTGCTTTGAGTCAGTTGACGGCTGGAGAAAAACCAG ACGAAGCTAAAGTGAAGCTGACACATGTTCCCGGCGCTGTGCTGCTCGAATACGTGGATCAAACACCCGTCACTGACGTGCAGTATGAGATCGGAGAGGAAGATATCGAATCACCAC CATCATCAGGTGAAACAGTTTCGATAAACCTCTCATCCGATACGAGTGATGAAGGATCAAAGGAAGAAATACCTTTTACATTAACCAAGAAGCCCAGCAACAGGCCATCCACTGCAACCAACACCAAAAAAAGTCAAAAAGATACCACTAAAGGTACTACTGCTTCTAAAGATAAAGGAAAACAAAGCGCGAAAGATAAAACGAGTACTGAAAAGAAAACTGTCGATAAGAAAAAGGGGGCTGAAAAAAGTGGGAGTCAGAAACAAGATAGAAAATCTATTGGGAAACGACATGGGAATCAAGAATGCGAAGCTTCTGCTTCAGGAGTTCCTGCAGATGAGGCCACTCCTAGTGCATCTGAAGATACAG gTGCAACCTCAGCATATCCAAGTGGCAGTAGAACTTTGCCGTCATCGTACGACACCATGATCAACATTGATCGAAAAGAAGCGAAGAAGTCTATTATCAGCACTATTAACTCTTATGAAGATAAGAGATTCCCTTCACAAG GGGTAAATGTGTCAAACATGGTAGAAAATGCTCGTATCGATCAGAACGTTGCATCCGAGATACTGGATCGCACGCTTCAGTACGAAGAACGAGAGTTGTACCGACAGTATGATGTCATGACCAGTCATGCTGGAAACATCGACAATAGGACCAATGCTATCATTGAACACATTTCTGATCAGTTGGAGAATGAGTACACA CTGCCAGAAGTATCCCGCATTCTGGAAGCTCATATGGACGTCGCAGAACAAAGGTGGAGAGCTGGCGAGTACGTACCATTCGTTCCCAGTAGCCCGCCAGAATCAGTTCATGACGGCAACGATGATAACGAAGCTACCCTCATTCCAAGCCACAACACCTCTTTGTCCTTAGAAGATACACTCACAGATGAGAATGTGAACAAAATGGCAGCTATCGTTGAAGATGATTCAGGAATTGGTAACGATACTACTTTGAGTGATACTACAGAGGTTAACGATAGGAGTGTCGATGGAAATGATAAGACTCAGAGCGCTAATGTTCGTGAAAGTACGCCACGCAATAAAGACGCCAAGGATGGCAAAGCCAGAGTTCTACAAGTCATGAGTAGTGATATTGCGTCTGGTTCGGGAGATGCCTCATTTTCTAACTATGAAGACCTTGATAAAACTGTTGACAATGACGCAAATGAATTTGTAGACAACGATGGAGAACTAGATGATTCGAAGATTTACGAATCGGTGCTTGGTGATGAAATGATTAATGACGTGTCCACTGATGATGTATTTGAAGACTGTGTTGATGACATACCGGCTGTCGAGGAAGGTACCAAGGATGGTGATGAAGCCCAGTTCAATAGAGTAGAACAGAATTACTCTTTAGAAATGAAGTTGGCTTTAGGGATTGAAGATGGGAAAATGTAG
- the LOC110376042 gene encoding nuclear hormone receptor HR96 isoform X2 has translation MDNSSDKKDDTSAQKKEVLSSLQKICLVCGDKALGYNFNAISCESCKAFFRRNALASKEFKCPFTNNCVITVVTRRFCQKCRLEKCLSIGMVKEFIMSEEDKAEKRRKIEENRARKRQRDPDDAVTSSKNVKRDEEGDTGVIPLQDTVIQYDTLSTTCSPSSTVQSPLSNDLDASLQSPQYNYTPSAPVTPGTEQPYPMKIYPIDEKSVINRAIYEQRMMDSYIYENVDSNMYGETKQNSISEKTAYRETRPQHVCEEIPSTSTNPDVNKARDILQDVERIEPNSMESILCEAIKLEFEAYTSVNPCSGSSRELNEVERAKLNELIVANKALNAPIDDDVTQLVGDTASTAGFKEGDGKHDPRLITIVNLTAIAIRRFIKMAKKINAFKNMCEEDQVALLKGGCIEMMVLRSTMTYDGQRNQWKLPHSQEQFGSIRTDVLKLAKGNIYRSHEAFIVTFEPKWRTDEHVILIMSAILLFSPDRPKVVHPDVIKLEQNSYYYLLRRYLESVYPGCEAKSTFLKLIQKILELRKLAEEVTGVYLDVNPIEPLLMEIFDLKHHAA, from the exons ATGGATAATAGCAGTGATAAGAAAGACGATACGAGTGCTCAGAAGAAAGAAGTGCTGTCGAGCTTACAGAAAATATGTTTAGTTTGTGGAGATAAGGCATTAGGTTATAACTTTAACGCGATCTCGTGCGAGAGTTGTAAGGCGTTCTTTAGGAGAAACGCCTTAGCGAGCAAAGAGTTCAAGTGTCCGTTTACGAACAACTGCGTGATCACTGTGGTGACCAGACGGTTTTGTCAGAAATGTCGACTAGAAAAGTGTCTGTCCATAGGCATGGTGAAAGAGTTCATCATGTCGGAAGAGGACAAAGCGGAAAAGAGACGGAAGATAGAAGAAAACAGGGCAAGGAAACGTCAACGTGATCCTGACGACGCCGTCACTAGCTCCAAGAATGTCAAACGAGACGAGGAAGGTGACACCGGGGTGATTCCTCTGCAGGACACAGTTATACAGTATGACACTTTGAGTACAACTTGTAGTCCGAGTAGCACAGTGCAGTCTCCGTTGTCCAATGACCTTGATGCCTCGTTACAATCTCCTCAATACAACTATACCCCCTCAGCCCCTGTCACACCTGGTACCGAACAGCCATATCCTATGAAGATATACCCCATAGATGAGAAGTCGGTGATCAACAGAGCAATATATGAACAAAGAATGATGGACTCCTACATTTATGAGAACGTTGACAGCAATATGTATGGGGAAACTAAACAGAATAGTATAAG CGAGAAGACAGCGTACAGAGAGACGAGGCCTCAGCACGTGTGCGAGGAGATCCCGTCTACGAGCACCAACCCTGATGTCAACAAGGCCAGGGATATACTACAGGATGTTGAGAG GATAGAACCGAACTCGATGGAGTCGATCCTGTGCGAGGCCATCAAGCTGGAGTTCGAGGCCTACACCTCCGTCAACCCCTGCAGTGGCTCCTCTAGAGAACTCAATGAG GTGGAACGTGCCAAATTAAACGAGCTAATAGTAGCGAATAAAGCGCTGAACGCTCCCATAgacgatgacgtcacgcaacTGGTGGGCGACACCGCTTCCACAGCCGGGTTCAAG GAGGGTGACGGCAAACACGATCCCCGGTTAATAACGATAGTGAACCTTACTGCTATTGCAATAAGGCGGTTTATCAAAATGGCAAAGAAAATCAACGCGTTCAAGAATATGTGTGAAGAAGATCAG GTGGCGCTTCTCAAAGGCGGCTGCATAGAGATGATGGTGCTCAGAAGTACCATGACTTATGACGGACAGAGAAACCAGTGGAAG CTACCTCACAGCCAAGAACAATTCGGTTCGATCCGCACGGACGTCCTGAAGCTAGCGAAAGGCAACATCTACCGCTCACACGAAGCTTTCATCGTGACGTTTGAACCAAAATGGCGGACAGACGAGCATGTCATACTCATCATGTCGGCTATACTGCTGTTCTCACCAGATCGGCCTAAAGTCGTGCATCCTGATGTTATTAAACTTGAACAG AATTCCTACTACTACCTACTCCGGCGTTACCTCGAAAGCGTGTACCCAGGCTGCGAAGCCAAATCCACCTTCCTCAAACTCATCCAGAAGATTCTAGAACTTCGCAAGCTAGCTGAAGAGGTGACCGGAGTCTACCTCGACGTGAACCCCATTGAACCCTTGCTCATGGAGATCTTTGACCTTAAGCACCATGCCGCATGA
- the LOC110376042 gene encoding nuclear hormone receptor HR96 isoform X1, translating to MDNSSDKKDDTSAQKKEVLSSLQKICLVCGDKALGYNFNAISCESCKAFFRRNALASKEFKCPFTNNCVITVVTRRFCQKCRLEKCLSIGMVKEFIMSEEDKAEKRRKIEENRARKRQRDPDDAVTSSKNVKRDEEGDTGVIPLQDTVIQYDTLSTTCSPSSTVQSPLSNDLDASLQSPQYNYTPSAPVTPGTEQPYPMKIYPIDEKSVINRAIYEQRMMDSYIYENVDSNMYGETKQNSIRSLLTNSEKTAYRETRPQHVCEEIPSTSTNPDVNKARDILQDVERIEPNSMESILCEAIKLEFEAYTSVNPCSGSSRELNEVERAKLNELIVANKALNAPIDDDVTQLVGDTASTAGFKEGDGKHDPRLITIVNLTAIAIRRFIKMAKKINAFKNMCEEDQVALLKGGCIEMMVLRSTMTYDGQRNQWKLPHSQEQFGSIRTDVLKLAKGNIYRSHEAFIVTFEPKWRTDEHVILIMSAILLFSPDRPKVVHPDVIKLEQNSYYYLLRRYLESVYPGCEAKSTFLKLIQKILELRKLAEEVTGVYLDVNPIEPLLMEIFDLKHHAA from the exons ATGGATAATAGCAGTGATAAGAAAGACGATACGAGTGCTCAGAAGAAAGAAGTGCTGTCGAGCTTACAGAAAATATGTTTAGTTTGTGGAGATAAGGCATTAGGTTATAACTTTAACGCGATCTCGTGCGAGAGTTGTAAGGCGTTCTTTAGGAGAAACGCCTTAGCGAGCAAAGAGTTCAAGTGTCCGTTTACGAACAACTGCGTGATCACTGTGGTGACCAGACGGTTTTGTCAGAAATGTCGACTAGAAAAGTGTCTGTCCATAGGCATGGTGAAAGAGTTCATCATGTCGGAAGAGGACAAAGCGGAAAAGAGACGGAAGATAGAAGAAAACAGGGCAAGGAAACGTCAACGTGATCCTGACGACGCCGTCACTAGCTCCAAGAATGTCAAACGAGACGAGGAAGGTGACACCGGGGTGATTCCTCTGCAGGACACAGTTATACAGTATGACACTTTGAGTACAACTTGTAGTCCGAGTAGCACAGTGCAGTCTCCGTTGTCCAATGACCTTGATGCCTCGTTACAATCTCCTCAATACAACTATACCCCCTCAGCCCCTGTCACACCTGGTACCGAACAGCCATATCCTATGAAGATATACCCCATAGATGAGAAGTCGGTGATCAACAGAGCAATATATGAACAAAGAATGATGGACTCCTACATTTATGAGAACGTTGACAGCAATATGTATGGGGAAACTAAACAGAATAGTATAAG ATCACTGTTGACAAATAGCGAGAAGACAGCGTACAGAGAGACGAGGCCTCAGCACGTGTGCGAGGAGATCCCGTCTACGAGCACCAACCCTGATGTCAACAAGGCCAGGGATATACTACAGGATGTTGAGAG GATAGAACCGAACTCGATGGAGTCGATCCTGTGCGAGGCCATCAAGCTGGAGTTCGAGGCCTACACCTCCGTCAACCCCTGCAGTGGCTCCTCTAGAGAACTCAATGAG GTGGAACGTGCCAAATTAAACGAGCTAATAGTAGCGAATAAAGCGCTGAACGCTCCCATAgacgatgacgtcacgcaacTGGTGGGCGACACCGCTTCCACAGCCGGGTTCAAG GAGGGTGACGGCAAACACGATCCCCGGTTAATAACGATAGTGAACCTTACTGCTATTGCAATAAGGCGGTTTATCAAAATGGCAAAGAAAATCAACGCGTTCAAGAATATGTGTGAAGAAGATCAG GTGGCGCTTCTCAAAGGCGGCTGCATAGAGATGATGGTGCTCAGAAGTACCATGACTTATGACGGACAGAGAAACCAGTGGAAG CTACCTCACAGCCAAGAACAATTCGGTTCGATCCGCACGGACGTCCTGAAGCTAGCGAAAGGCAACATCTACCGCTCACACGAAGCTTTCATCGTGACGTTTGAACCAAAATGGCGGACAGACGAGCATGTCATACTCATCATGTCGGCTATACTGCTGTTCTCACCAGATCGGCCTAAAGTCGTGCATCCTGATGTTATTAAACTTGAACAG AATTCCTACTACTACCTACTCCGGCGTTACCTCGAAAGCGTGTACCCAGGCTGCGAAGCCAAATCCACCTTCCTCAAACTCATCCAGAAGATTCTAGAACTTCGCAAGCTAGCTGAAGAGGTGACCGGAGTCTACCTCGACGTGAACCCCATTGAACCCTTGCTCATGGAGATCTTTGACCTTAAGCACCATGCCGCATGA